The Xenopus tropicalis strain Nigerian chromosome 1, UCB_Xtro_10.0, whole genome shotgun sequence DNA segment CGTCAATCTTTCAGAGTTGAGGTCCGATTCCAACCACAATACAAACTTGGAGAATGGTTACTTCAGCTTTACTGGAATTTTTTTCAATAACCGTTTAGAAGCTCATAACATAAACACaatggcaggtgtaaaaaaaaaaaaaaaaaaaaaaaaagggggggtttaataggtgtcagtatcactttaatgttcaCCTCATAAACAAGCTTGCCAATGCTTTGCCTGCAGCTTTGCAGCTGTGCTCACAGTGTGTTTCGCTGTGTGCTTGTTTATGCTGTACGCTGCTTCTAGGCTGCCCTGCAGTAATACAATATGCAGATTACATGCCCAACAACAATCCAATATATAGTcagcaaaaaatattttagaagaaTGGTTGAACAAGAGGGCATTATATGGGAGTTGGGATCTTAATGTGAAGCTCTAATCCCTATGGGGAATTTATTACAGGTGACATCAGTTTTTTGCCTCTATTTCTTTGCTTGGCTTTTCTGACACATTTTCTATAtacagcattgttttattttacagtagTAATTTTCactaatattttaaatatttaaggtATTCAATTGTTCCAGAAGCACCAGGTTTTGATACTCCTCATCAAGGTGAAGAGGatgaaaatgattttgttttcgACGATGCTGCTTTATTAGATTGTGATCCACTGATTTCTATTCCCAGAAAGGGAAAACCTGTGCCTTTAAAGAAAACTCTTTTGCCTGAAAGTGATACAGATGCTCTGCAACATGTAATGGAGCAAGATAAAAATGTCAGCGCCATTGAACAAAATAAACAGGTCACTCCTAAAAAAAAGTCTACTAAGGAGAATCCTACATTATCTAGAAGACTTACTTTGAATGCAGAGAAGCTGTTAGGTGAAGTGGATAATGGTGTTATTACACATAGGTACAAAGGTAGAAATGTGAAATCTGCTTCTGTACATGGTCTTGATGAGTTAGAAGAGAATGTTGATAATTGTGCCCTGTCAGATGAGCATGATTTACAAAAAACATCTTCAAAAAAGCAAGCTCTGTCCAAAACAAATAAAGGCAAACCTGTTAAAAAAGctcaaaagaaaaaacaaactcaaaagaCAAAAAGTAAGCCCTCACTATTAAACCGGAATAAAAATGATGGCCAAGGAGCAGTAAATTCTGATACTGGATCTTCAGAGGAGGTCTGCACATCTGCTGAAATTCAGAAACCCTCCACATCTGCGCAGATTTCAATAAATTCTAAAGTTGCATCTCCTACAAAAAGGGATATTTTTTCTTCTGAAGAAAATGAAAATCCAAATGTGACTAATACAAGAAGAGCTTCATCTTCTTATAAAAGAGGTAAGTGTATTTTACATAACTAAAGTTGCGACAATTGTAACAGATTTTCCACAGacatggtatgggacctgttattcagaatgctcaggatctgggttTATCTGGATAAAGGGTGTTtggtaatttggataaccatagtCTCTctactaaacataaaaaaaaaaaaatagggttgTGGAACATTCTCCCCTAGGCTGTTGTGTCATCAGAAACATTAAATAGTTTGAAGAAACAGTTGGATGTTCCAGGGACTGATCTGATTGCCTTTTAGTGTATCAAGAagaatttttttctcctttcataGGCAAATTGGAAAGACCTTTTCATTCCTCTACATCAGCTAGTAGTTAGGCAAGTTtctaaaaggttgaacttgatggacgtgttttttttttcttttttttccaacttttatGCTATATGATATCACCTTCTCTCACATTTAGATTAAaccatttttattactttgttttAGTAAAAACAAAGGACATTAAAAACCTTCAGTTTCCTGAGATTGTTTCACCACAAGACCTGAAACAGACATCTGTTCCCAATCAAAGACTGCAAGCAGTAAATGCAGCAGAAAAAGTCATTAATACCCCATGTGACCAAATGGAATCTGGTCGCAGACAAAGGATCTCCCGACCACCCTCACAGTGGTGGATTGTTTCTCCCTCACAAAAGGTTGCAGAGCTGCCTCCAAAAACTCTTGAAAATAAAAGTAAGTTTTTGAACTTTTCAAAAACAGTTTTGCCACTTTGTATTATGTTAATAGATATGTGGAAAAGTGAGGAAAGTGGTCTCCATTTTACTCTTCCTTTAGGTATATTACAGGGGGGGTTTATTAGCATATTATCTGAGTTTAGCAGTCTATTGTCAGTGAACAAGAACACTTGTAATGCTTCATTATTGCAGTGCTTTTCACTATACTGTGCAAGCAGTTCAAGAACGAAGAGGGTTGGTTGcttacaggtaccccaggccagtgcagttttctactaacaggagacgtgattacaatcactggggggtgcctcaCATTTTTGcaactttatgttaacttttagtatgttatgaatatgtcctattcatagcaactttgcaactggtctttattatttatagtttttgagttatttgtctTTCTTTTATACCTCTTTTCAGccttcaaatgagggtcactgaccacagcagctaaaaactattgctctgtggggctaccatttaattgctattgttactttttattacttatctttgtattcagttctcctcctattcatcttccagtctcttacTTAAACCACTATCTGGTTTCTAAGGAAAATAAAACCCTAGCTACCAGTTACTGAAATGCCGAGTCGGAGAATTGCTGAGACAAAATGTaatgcaaagtgtctcagaatatcattgtttacatcatactgaaagctAATTTAAGGGTGAACTACCTATTTATGCCAGTATATAGtcatgtgacctgttatccagaatgctcgggacctggggttttccggataagggatctttccataatttggatctctatacttaagtctgctaaaaataatttaaatattgaataaacccaataggcttgttttacctccagtaagattaattataccttagttgggataaagtacaaggtactgttttattattacagagaaaaaggaaatcatttttaaaagttagaattatttgcttataatggagtctatgggagatgccctttccgtaatttggaaccttctggataaggggtttccgcataaggaatcccatacctgtaatcctgTTCCTTGGTTTTGTTACCATTAACAGaaaattaacatattttttttgttcagaaaataaattaaagaacAAGAAGGGTACAAAGAAAGGAAAAATCCCAGATGCCAATGAAGGGAAAGGATTTACTGTAACAACCCCAAGCAAAGTGCAGACTCCATTAAAGAAAGGTAATAAAAGGCAACTGAAAGGCATTCTGCCTGCTGATGATGACTGTGCTGTGATACCAGTGACAAAATCTGCTATCATCCCAAATGTTTGTGACAATACGGAAGTCCAAGATTCGGAGATGTATGAGGATCTTCAAAAAATGCCTAAATCTATAGTTAAGAAAAACAATCGGAGGTCAAAAAAACTGATTTCATCTGAAGAAGAATGTGCTGATTTCAGTGAAGATGATGAACATTTAGATAATGTTTGCCAGGTTCCCCAAGCCCAAGAATCTCAAGTGTTAACACTCTACAAATTGATGGCAGACAGTCAGAAGCACAATTTTAGAGGTTCAGTTGCGACTTATCTAGATTCATGTGATGAAAGTCCTGACTTTGTTGATCAAGCATCTGAAAGATCTTCTGAAAGTGATAGCGATTGTATAACTAATGGCATAAAAGCGGGCAAAACTCTTATGTCTACAAGTAAAGATGCCCAGTTAGAAGAGATTAAACTTACTCCTCGCTTACAAAGCACTAACAGTGAAGGAATTGACAAACCTAACCCCAGGTCTCATCAAAAATACAGGGAAGACCTGTATACATCTACAGTGTAAGTAATActatttatacatttgtttatatgattatattgttaaattattttaaaatgctggTAGCCTAGTGCATCTACCAAATTTGCCTACATGATTTGGAAAAGTCAGGCAGAGCTGGTTGATATAACTGTGTCTGGCATGAACAGCCCTTCCTCCCAACTGCtaccctcccttttttttttttctacgtaattattatattttaatttgattttatgaTACAAGGTGTTCatctgctttatattttttaggggAAGTGGCCCTGCTCTCCCACGCACTGTCTGTTTAACTTCTGCTAATGAAAGACCAATTACATATGAGCCATATACATCTTCATCAGGTATTTAGTTTTTTGCTGTTTGTAACTATAATTTGACTTTGGAAAACACATAAAATCTAAATGACAATGGAGCTGATAGTGCTCAAGATAAAATCGGCTTTGCACATatacttttagtatgctatagaatgttgTATTCTTGGCAGCTTGGcagcttctttttattttttttgtagttttctaaaattattttcctttttctttcttttttgtttccagctttcaaatggggttcactgacctcaactgccaaaaaactgttgctttgtgaggctacaattttgttacatTCTGCgtattttttctatttaggccagtgattctcaaccttcctaatgccgcgacccttaaATACAGTTCcgcatgttgtggtgacccccaaccataaaattatttctaagaccattggaaatatgtgtttcctattcatattccagtctcctaTTAAAACCACTCTGGTTACTAGGTaaaaattggatcctagcaacaaaatagctgctgaaattcctaactggagagctgtaaaaaaagctaaataattaaaaaaactaaaaatgactacaaatttgttttagaatatcatgGTCTGCATCACACTAAATATTTATCTAATGGTAAACTGTCACTTTAAGGCATGAAGCCtgaaataaataatagaaaaaagtaGGGCTACAATTCAAACATGTACTTATTGCTCTACAAATTGTAAAATGCAGAGTCCAGCCACCTGGAATTCAAAAAACACGCTGCACAGGTAAACCATTTTAGCTGTAATTAACTTGAATGGTATATCGCTCAAACCTCGGCCATAGCGGTAGCACTGCATTGAATTATTGAAATGTCTTGCTTATCTTTCTGTAGCTCACTACTGTGCTTATTCTTTCAAATTCTGTTTTAACTGCTGCTGTGGTTCTAGGTTCTTGTTATTGTTGGTAGGGAGGGCTCCCCATGAAGCCTGGACTGGAGTGTGTTCTAGAGGGGTAATTCACCCATAACTAGAGGGGTAATTTACCTTAACATTAATTTAGTATGAAGTAGCATTTTTTCAAGAccatttgcaattagtcttcattgtATTTTTTGTGGTTCTTAAAGTATTCAAATTTTTATTCTGGAACTTTAACTGCTACCTGGTTACTAAGACATTATTTTCCTAGTAACTGCATTAGTGTGATGGTTTCAATTAAAGATGAATAAGGGATGGCCTTATTAAACATCAATAAGTGAAATTAAGAATTACAGTAAACTGAACTCTTGCAATTGACCTGTGTTTTGGTTGCTGGAGTCAGGAACTAGGCAGAATGGAAATGCTAgcagtttaaacaaaaaaaaaaaaaacacatgcaaaataAAATTAATGATGACctaatggaaaagttgcttagaatctgTTCAACggtataacatactaacagttaattaaaaggtgaacttaccctttaacacCAGAACTGCCCCCATTGCGGCATTGAACTTTACAGGAGGTGACAGAGTGACTTTAGTAACTTTATCTAAGCTGACTTGCTGATTTCAGCGCAATAATTTGTAGCGCGTTACTGACAAAGCAGCCTGGTTGAAATCTTTGCAGTAGGAACAACACTAGATTTGGGGTATCCCACTAATAAAGAATTTATGTTTCAAAATATGTAAGAAAAAGGTGATAGTATGACCTTAATTACTTTACACATTACCCATGTAATGAAACTgcataaatgttttttctttacagGATCTGAAATTGAATATGGGACGCAGTTGCATCAAGAGAAAATTAGTGAGTACAatataaaaaccatatattttttaagggCAAATAGAGAACATTTTTAGTTTTTCGTTTATTATGAGACCCCAGGCCTTTCCGGTTAAATTCCATAGCAGTAAAAATATTTCTTGATGGAGATTTTTGTCCATTTTCCTGCAAAAAGCAACTTTATACAGGAGAGCAGGACACTGCATGACAATATCTGAATGGTTTCAGATGTAAATATTCTTTAAGGAAAAATATTTGAAGAATTCAACTGTATGAATGTACCAGCCTTTACTTGCTACATTGAGCATggaataaatgaaaaatgtatttttctttagacTGTTTTATTAGGTTGTCAGCAGCAGATTCTCATCCATATTTGAGACAGATAAATAACATAGCTCTGGAGCCCCCTCTCCTGCTTTAGAATTGTCAGAAATAGGTCTTATGGggaagagaagagaaaaaaaaatgtgtgatacAGCAAACGCCTTGCGCTAATCCACCTTCTGGTGTATATTTATCATTAACATTAATTAGTTACCAACAATAGATATGTGTGTTGTTATATTACAGTGATGCTATATGCCAAATGCAGTGTTTAAACAACTTTCCATGTGAGAATAAATAAAGTGACCGTATCCTTTTCCAGCTGTTCTTCTACTTACAGACCAGCTTGGTCATGGAACAATAACAAGGTTTCTCTTGCAGAACTATAGCTCTCCACTTCGTTGCTTCTTACCTATTATTGCTGCAGGACAAATTCGTATGTTGATTTGTATTCGTTATGTTAAAATTTACAGGGGAAAAAATCCCCCGTCAAGTGCACACCTTATTGTCTTTGTATTGcacaaaataattcttattgaCTTCACCCGACCAGCTTGATTTACGGGTGCCCAAATAATGTAGCAAATGTAGATCAGACAAGAaaaacggcactcacaggaaatttcacaATGGAGACACCAAATGAAGTGAAGAAAGTGAGGTCctttatttagtccgacgtttcagttcctcctgGAACTTTCATTAGGGACAGCATTGTTACAGTGCATAGTGAATgctatttaaacccaaaagggcgcaaagttgttgctaggcaacccccaACATACAGTgagcaagtgtaaaaaaaaatcaaataaaaaaaaaagggactttaaaaaaagaacaaaaaatctttattaatccaacgtttcaaacACTAAATCGAAACAGGTAATTAccgaatgcctgggtgcagtcctcatcaGCGTAGATAGGAGAAaaaatggatcgcatcacacaggacttatgacgAAAATATTCAGTGATTTATTAGGTGTAAAGCacaagaactgacgtttcggccgcaatagcagcctttctcaaagttacacgtaagcaaacaaacaaaacttAAATACCCAGTGTGGCGGGAAACTAGATAGTGACGTGCAAACATGACGTATACGTTACAGTGCAGATAGTAAATTTAATACAATCCCTTTCACATTGTAAGAAGCGATTAATATAAATTTTTGCATTAATTTTAGTAACCAGTTTGTATATAATTAATCAGTATTGTATTGAGTTAAACAGTGAATAGTCACGAAGGTAGTTATAAGCCAAACTAAAATCGTAACAAATACGCGCTGTATCTCCCTGTGTTTTATCTGCAAAGTGCTGTACGGTTACATAAAATCATAAAATCAAAACTGTATAAATAACTAAGTTATGTCTGGCGTACCAGTTCTTATTAAGGTTATAGattggtagaaacaataggtagAATAGAAGTAAAAGAAATACAGACCCTTCACCCTACAACCCCGACACCCTCCGGTGCTCcacacataaaaataaagaataaataaaaaatggctATGTTCCTTAGTTCACTAGAAAcatagccattttttttttattttttatgtgtgGAGCACCGGAGGGTGTCGGGGTTGTAGGGTGAAGGGTCTGTATTTCTTTTACTTCTATTctacctattgtttctaccaatCTATAACCTTAATCAGAACTGGTACGCCAGACATAACTTAATGATTTATATAGTTTATGATTTTATATAACCGTACAGCACTTTGCAGATAAAACACAGGAAGATACCGCGCGTATTTGTTACGATTTTAGTTTGGCTTATAACTACCTTCGTGACTATTCACTGTTTAACTCAATACAATACTGATTAATTATATACAAACTGGTTActaaaattaatgtaaaaaaatataaatatatatatatatatatatatatatatatatatatatatggattaataaagatttttttttttttttaatatgtcattttttttttaatatatcattagggtgtgctctgttcttttctgtgtatatatatatatatatatatatatatatatatatatatatatatatatatatatatatatatatatatatatatatatatatatatatatacagaaaagaacagagcacaccctaatgaTAATCAAATGCCTCGGGTGCTTGCACAAAACATGGAtacagcaagacagtgagccgcacacacagggacttagttagaaagcaaaaaatgtattaataaaaaaaatccaacgtttcgagcaccaactgtgctcttcctcagggacaaacctgaggaagagcacagttggtagACAGTGACGTGCAAACATGACGTATACGTTACAGAGCAGACCGTAAATTTAATACAATCCCTTTCACATTGTAAGAAGCGATTAAATATTGTTTCCGAACTGcataataataaagatattaaGAACAATGTTCTCACTGTGTCACAACTTTCAACACATGATTTTTTATAACCCGCTATCCTTCTTGGGACACGGGGAAATGTTAGtagattataaatatatatatatatatatatatatatatgagtccacaggtatagcggtgcacactgggaatcctttaaaagttagcttttattgaactaagaaggtcttgacaaaggcccaagatgggggccgaaacgttgacctatttctccatgtattaagttttatatagttcaataaaagctaacttttaaaggattcccagtgtgcaccgctatacctgtggactctattgaaattgcttgaatcggtagcacctgggtcaattagccaCTTGCTAAGGAGGGCTGAACCCTCttggtttgtgtgtatatatatatatatatatatatatatatatatatatatatatatatatacacacacacacatatacatacatacatacatacgttctctctctgtgtatgtgtatatatacactgctcaaaaaaataaagggaacacttaaacaacacagtGTAACtcccaagtcaatcacacttctgtgaaatcaaactgtccactgattgacaatcaatttgacatgctgttgtgcaaatggaatagacaacgggtggaaattataggcaattagcaagacatccctaATAAAGGAGtagttctgcaggtggtgaccacagaccactgcTCACATTGATAttccatcctggatgagctgcactacctgagccatttgtgtgagTTGTAcactccgtctcatgctaccactagagtgaaagcacaagatggagtctacaacccacacaaatggctcaggtagtgcagctcatccaggatggaaTATCAATgcaagctgtggcaagaaggtttgctgtgtctgtcagcgtagtgtcaagagcatggaggcgctaccaggagaccaggccagtacatcaggggacatggaggaggccgtaggagggcaacaaaccagcagcaggaccgctaccttcgcctttgtgcaaggaggaacaggaggcgcactgccagagccctgcaaaatgacctccagcgggccacaaatgtgcatgtgtctgctcaaacggtcagaaacagactccatgagggtggtatgagggcccgatgTCTACAgatgggggttgtgcttacagcccaacaccgtgcaggacgtttgcaatttgccagagaacaccaagcttggcaaattcgccactggcgccctgtgctcttcacatatgaaagcaggttcacaatgagcacatgtgacagagtTTGGAGACActgtggagaacgttctgctgcctgcaacatcctccagcatgacagGTTTGGCAGTGCATCAGGTTTTGGGGGGCCGAAcagccagaggtagcctgactgccattaggtaccaagatgagatcctcagaccccttgtgagaccatatgcttgGTGCGGTTGGCcttgggttcctcctaatgcaagacaatgctagacttcatgtggctggagtgtgtcagcggTTCCTGCAAGACggaggcattgatgctatggactggcccgcccattccccagacctgaatccaattgagcacatctgggacatcacgTCTCgaccatccaccaacgccacgttgcaccacaggagttggtggatgctttagtccaggtctgggaggagatccctcaggagaccatccgccacctcatcaggagcatgcccaggcgttgtagggaggtcacaCAGGCATGTGGAGGCCACACTCACTACTGaacctcattttgacttgttttaaggacattctatcaaagttggatcagcctgtagtgttttttttccactttaattttgagtgtgactccaaatccagacctccatgggttgataaatttgatttccattgatgaTTTTGTTGTCCGCACAtttaactatgtaaagaacgaagtatttaataagaatatttcattcattcagatctagggtgtcttatttttgtgttccctttatttttttgagcagtgcatATAATATAATGGTAGCAGTTGTTCACGTTTAATTCCTCTTTctgatggcctgggtgcagtccaaaaaatAAGATATTCAGAGTGTAATTGAAATCCGCACATCACAGGGCTTAGAGGTGATAAAGAAAACTTTATTTGGAGGCTGATGTTTCGGCCTACACAAAGACCCTTTTCACACATTTTATTTGGAGGCTAAAGTTTTGGCCTACACAAAGGCCTTTTTAATGTGAAAAAGGCCTTTGTATAGGCCTAAACGTCAGCCTCCAAATAAAGTGTTCTTTATCATATCTAAGCCCTGTGATGTGTGGATCTCCattacacttatatatatatatgtatatatattatatacacttaTGTAATAAGATGTATGTATTATGTGCATTTATCGCCTAAGCTTTAATACAACTGTATAACAGCCGAACCAGGCACCCCTTAATGTTGGTTATACCAGCCGTACTCATCCAACTAATTTCCTGAAAAGCAAATGCAGTTCTTATTAGTGAATAataattgtgtattttatatatatctttttttaatagTTCAACCTTCCAAAACACCAAATGTTCGTCGTTCCAAAAGAACAAGAGTCAAGCCTTTGGCATACTGGAAAGGAGAACGTGTAAATTACAAGATCAGACCATCAGGTAAAAAAAATTTATGCACATATAATATGTGGGTAGATCTAGAAGATTTAAATTCAGAATAattctacagattttttttatgcattttctaAAGCTAATATTTTTTGCTGCATGATATATTTGGATTAGCCTTGGTCAGATGCATGTTCTAGGAtcgctgccatattgcttgctgtAGATGACCAATGCTGCCTACAATATGTAAATTC contains these protein-coding regions:
- the cenpc gene encoding centromere protein C isoform X3, giving the protein MEQQRFKNVYRPRYLYGDRLQEPQKTRPGQNILSAIKNCFEDANSQVYFKKPGQIMGMNSLLSLESGNTMIDSESGEEENTEQIPLGDEGVVLLGKEHIKAATKPGVVRNLVKSLDQTYILEQSAVQNPASPTITLPTKKRLSFRNLTEPDANNIKGMRMFEKDPMCTTEEKQSEIQHNFMAAEKKNHASPHKKRKTLTGFNEKRRPSNVVSYTQNPLSLQQDEIENDEDEFLIAEVDSIVVDSWISNPKKSKSDLPGSMSARSRKSQLVLEEAKSIQRNICDRDHVLSKELSSENVSYGHNANMSPNKRGSAIKRNLSQRFSENDFDCSDEVQHLQQTLSNSQVVSQLASQGIFMNTATRVDVQSPNEKITRLRKNADLPGAKEEVKLPKTKVMSTSKSGHIKEIDIGGSFQKQKKQSDLQSVELTHSLKDAADFERSDVEEGKKHANVTNFDYHKEDKAETCLPKKALCKSNHAVVSVGKRSIAKKTVQSSAFEQTVDKPEMLEKTWETEGVVPLVNSQKSEKRNHLFEIRNPRSPVCSMFLQAATQGHASRYSIVPEAPGFDTPHQGEEDENDFVFDDAALLDCDPLISIPRKGKPVPLKKTLLPESDTDALQHVMEQDKNVSAIEQNKQVTPKKKSTKENPTLSRRLTLNAEKLLGEVDNGVITHRYKGRNVKSASVHGLDELEENVDNCALSDEHDLQKTSSKKQALSKTNKGKPVKKAQKKKQTQKTKSKPSLLNRNKNDGQGAVNSDTGSSEEVCTSAEIQKPSTSAQISINSKVASPTKRDIFSSEENENPNVTNTRRASSSYKRVKTKDIKNLQFPEIVSPQDLKQTSVPNQRLQAVNAAEKVINTPCDQMESGRRQRISRPPSQWWIVSPSQKVAELPPKTLENKKNKLKNKKGTKKGKIPDANEGKGFTVTTPSKVQTPLKKGNKRQLKGILPADDDCAVIPVTKSAIIPNVCDNTEVQDSEMYEDLQKMPKSIVKKNNRRSKKLISSEEECADFSEDDEHLDNVCQVPQAQESQVLTLYKLMADSQKHNFRGSVATYLDSCDESPDFVDQASERSSESDSDCITNGIKAGKTLMSTSKDAQLEEIKLTPRLQSTNSEGIDKPNPRSHQKYREDLYTSTVGSGPALPRTVCLTSANERPITYEPYTSSSGSEIEYGTQLHQEKIIQPSKTPNVRRSKRTRVKPLAYWKGERVNYKIRPSGGFLVEGVVPPAEVEPPRKALAKRRVYRKQKGILHNDGFCAVNTSFDYLQSENRGLFLHTTWQYVQDNESAKRRCTSYFYSN